In the genome of Desulfovibrio desulfuricans, one region contains:
- the der gene encoding ribosome biogenesis GTPase Der translates to MADTLPRVILVGRPNVGKSTLFNRLIRSNRAITHDRPGITRDRMDGVVRRRDTPVFGIVDTGGITLDAHAAVVEGPEGIRGFERDILAQTEVALVNAAAVAFVVDGRDGLLPLDEHLAAHIRRKGLPTLCVVNKVDGVEREDEYMAEFHALGFPLLAVSAEHGHNITALVEELVAMLPEKTSTEPPAPPTLKLAMLGRPNAGKSSLINAISGTKRMIVSDVAGTTRDSVDVRFRHGDRDYVFVDTAGVRRRTKITDSVEKYSVNSAIKSSTKADVTLLTLDAAEGVSQQDKRLMDMLNTRKTPFMVLINKCDLAPRESLDRLKKNVAEMLAFCPHVPILNVSALKGTGLKKILSLAAQIHEECSMRVPTGKLNRAMEEVLDKHQPPVVKRVRAKFFYLTQAETAPPTFVCFVSDADRVPESYTRYLERALRKIFGITHAPMRLHLRSSHKKKSEK, encoded by the coding sequence ATGGCAGATACATTGCCCCGCGTCATTCTGGTGGGCCGCCCCAATGTGGGCAAGTCCACCCTGTTCAACAGGCTTATCCGCAGCAACCGGGCCATCACCCATGACCGGCCCGGCATCACCCGGGACCGCATGGACGGCGTAGTACGCCGCAGGGACACCCCGGTCTTTGGCATTGTGGATACGGGCGGCATCACCCTTGACGCCCATGCCGCCGTGGTGGAAGGCCCCGAGGGCATCCGCGGCTTTGAGCGCGACATACTTGCGCAAACCGAGGTGGCTCTTGTCAATGCCGCAGCCGTAGCCTTTGTGGTTGACGGACGCGACGGCCTGCTGCCGCTGGACGAGCACCTAGCGGCCCATATACGCCGCAAGGGCCTGCCCACACTCTGCGTGGTCAACAAGGTCGACGGCGTGGAACGCGAAGACGAGTACATGGCCGAATTCCACGCGCTGGGCTTTCCCCTGCTGGCGGTCTCCGCCGAGCACGGGCACAACATCACTGCCCTGGTGGAAGAACTGGTAGCAATGCTGCCCGAAAAGACCTCCACCGAGCCACCGGCCCCGCCGACCCTCAAGCTGGCCATGCTGGGCCGCCCCAACGCGGGCAAATCATCGCTCATCAACGCCATTTCGGGCACGAAGCGCATGATCGTTTCCGACGTGGCGGGCACCACCCGCGACAGCGTGGACGTGCGCTTTCGTCACGGCGACCGCGACTACGTATTTGTGGATACGGCCGGCGTCCGACGCCGCACCAAGATTACCGACAGCGTGGAAAAATACTCCGTCAACTCGGCCATCAAGTCGAGCACCAAGGCCGACGTGACCCTGCTGACCCTCGACGCCGCCGAAGGCGTGAGCCAGCAGGACAAGCGCCTCATGGACATGCTCAATACACGCAAGACGCCCTTTATGGTGCTGATCAACAAATGCGACCTGGCCCCCCGCGAATCGCTGGACAGGCTCAAAAAGAACGTGGCCGAGATGCTGGCCTTCTGCCCGCATGTGCCGATTTTGAACGTCTCCGCCCTCAAGGGGACGGGGCTGAAAAAAATTCTGTCTCTGGCGGCGCAGATTCACGAAGAATGCAGCATGCGCGTCCCCACTGGCAAGCTCAACCGCGCCATGGAAGAAGTGCTCGACAAGCACCAGCCCCCCGTGGTCAAACGCGTGCGGGCCAAGTTCTTTTACCTTACCCAGGCAGAAACCGCGCCGCCGACCTTTGTGTGCTTTGTGAGCGACGCCGACCGCGTGCCCGAAAGCTATACCCGCTATCTCGAACGCGCGCTGCGCAAGATATTTGGCATCACCCATGCCCCCATGCGCCTGCACCTGCGCTCAAGCCACAAGAAAAAATCAGAAAAATAG